Genomic DNA from Pseudomonas fitomaticsae:
CGGCACCTTGATGGTCTCGCCGGCACCGGCCAGTTTGGCCAGGGCGCAGGCGTAGCGGATCTTGATCTCTTCGGCGTACTGGGTCGGGGTGCGCAACGCCATGGCGATGTCGTTGGTCACCTGATCGCCCGCGATCGGGATCACGGCCGTGTGGCGGATCGCGCCTTCGGTGAAAATCGCGATGTCGGTGGTGCCGCCGCCGATGTCGACCAGGCACACGCCCAGCTCTTTTTCGTCGTCGGTCAGCACCGAGTAGGCCGAGGCCAGTTGCTCGAGAATGATGTCGTCGATTTCCAGACCGCAGCGACGCACGCATTTTTCAATATTCTGTGCGGCGTTGACGGCGCAGGTGACCACGTGAACCTTGGCTTCCAGACGCACGCCGGACATGCCCAGCGGCTCGCGCACGCCTTCCTGGTTATCGATCACGTAATCCTGCGGCAGGGTGTGCAGCACACGCTGGTCGGCCGGGATCGCCACCGCCTGGGCTGCGTCGAGTACGCGCTCCAGGTCCGCCGCGCTGACTTCGCGATCACGGATCGCGACGATGCCGTGGGAGTTCAGGCTGCGGATGTGATTGCCCGCCACGCCGACGAATGCCGAGTGAATGCGGCAGCCCGCCATCAACTGGGCTTCCTCGATCGCGCGCTGGATCGACTGCACGGTGGACTCGATGTTGACCACCACGCCTTTTTTCAGGCCGCGGGACGGATGAGTGCCGATCCCGACGATATCGAGCGTGCCGTCGTCCGCAACCTCGCCGACCAGCGCCACCACCTTGGAGGTGCCGATATCGAGACCGACGATCATTTTGCCGCTTTGCACGTTTGCCATGGGTCCTGCCTCTTCTTAATTCTTTGCGACAGCGGGTTGGGCTGTCGTCGGCGCTACTGGTTCCCGCCAGCCAACAGCGAGGCCGTTGGCGTAGCGCAGATCGATGCGCGCAATGTTCGTAATCTGTTCTTTGAGCGTCTTGTCATAGATGGCAATGAAGCGGCGCATCTTTTCCACCAGGTTGCCGCGTCCCAGCAGCAGCTCGATCCCGGGACCGGAACTGCCGGCACCGGTGGTCAGGAACCAGCTGCCACGCTCACGCAGCTCGAGCCGCGCAATCGAGAAGCCCAATGGCCGGAGCATCTGGCTCAGCACCTGGTATTGCTGCATCACTTGCTGCTGGGCCCGCTGCGGACCGAACAGCTGTGGCAGGTGTTCGTAGTTCGCCAGTTCCTTGGGCGTGAACGCCTGGCCCTGGTTGTTGAGCAACGACTCGTCGCCCCAGCGGGCCACCGGCAGTTGCTCTTCGAGGCGGATCACCACCTGGTCCGGCCACACCCGACGTACTTCGGCGTGGGCGATCCATGGCATCTGTTCCAGTTCGGTGCGCATGCTCGCCAGGTCGATGGTGAAGAAGCTCGACGCCACGTACGGGGCGATCCGCTGCTGCACCGCTTGCTGGCTGATGTAACTCAGGTCGCCCTGCACGGCGATCTTGGTGATCGGCCGGTCGGCGTACGGCAGCAAACGCTGCGCGCCTTCGTATGTGCCGAACCCCAGAGCCACCAGCAGCACCGGCCAGAACAGACCTTTCAAAAAGCCGAAGTTGGCTTTTGGCAGGCGCGCGGACATCGGCTCTTTGGCCACCATTCGGCTGGCACCCCGCGGCACCGGCTTGCGGCCGGGCGCGGGTGGCTGATGTCTGAGCTGTGCGCCTTGCATGGTCTTAACCTCGCGCCTCTTTCTTGCCATCGGCATCGACACTGGCGGCCAGAATGGCCAGGACCAGTTGCTGGAAATCCAGACCGGCCGCTTTCGCCGCCATCGGTACCAGGCTGTGATCGGTCATGCCGGGAGCCGTGTTGACTTCCAGGAACCAGAATTTGCCGTCGACGTCCTGCATCACGTCCGCCCGGCCCCAACCGGCGATACCCAGCGCCTCGCAGGCTTGCGCCGTGAGGTCCATGAGTTCTTTTTCCTTGGCGGCATCGAGCCCGCACGGAATCCGATACTGGGTATCGTTGGCGATGTACTTGGCGTCGTAGTCGTAGAACGTGTGTGGCGTACCCAGGGCGATAGGAGGCAACACCTGGTCACGCAGGGTGGCGATGGTGAACTCCGGACCCTGGATCCATTGCTCGACCAACACTTGCGAATCGTAGGTACTGGCCGCTTTCCATGCGTCGATCAACTCGGACGCAGAACTCACTTTGGCCATCCCGATACTTGAACCTTCATGCGCCGGTTTGACGATCAAAGGGAAGCCCAGTTCCGTCGCTGCCGAAATACAATCGGCCTCGCTGCGCAGCACGGCGTGACGCGGCGTCGGAATCCCGAGCGTGTGCCAGACCTGCTTGGTACGCAGTTTGTCCATCGCCAGCGCCGAAGCCAGGATGCCGCTGCCGGTGTACGGAATGCCGGCCACTTCGAGCAGGCCCTGCATGCTGCCGTCTTCACCGCCACGACCGTGGAGGATGATGAACGCGCGGTCGATCTTTTCGCTCAGCAGGCGCTGCAGAATGTCGGCGCCGACGTCGATGCCGAACGCGTCCACACCCGCACTTTGCAGCGCAGTGAGCACGGCATTGCCGGACTTCAGCGAGACTTCACGCTCGGCACTCAGGCCACCGAACAGCACGGCCACACGGCCGAAATCCTTCGGGGCGATGGTGGAGAACAGATTGGCGTAGGCAGCAGTCATTTCAACTTCCCCTCGACCGATGCCGCCACGGCACCGGCGAACAACTCGCTTTTCAACAGTTTCGGTGCGAGACCGCCGATATCACCGGCGCCCTGGCACAGCAGAATGTCGCCGGCACGCAGCAGCGGCTTGACCACCGGCGCCAGGTCGACGCCGCGCTCGATGTAGATCGGGTCGAGCTGACCGCGCTGACGGATGCTGTTGCACAGCTTGCGGCTGTCGGCGCCCGGGATCGGCTCTTCGCCGGCCGGATAGACTTCCATCAGCAACAGCACGTTGGCGTCGGCCAGTACATTGACGAAATCGTCGTACAGGTCGCGGGTGCGGCTGTAGCGGTGCGGCTGGTAGACCATGACCAGACGGCGCTCCGGCCAGCCACCGCGCACGGCTTTGATGACGGCTGCGACTTCGGTCGGGTGGTGACCGTAGTCGTCGACCAGCATCACGCTGCCGCCGTCCACCGGCAGTTCGCCGTAGACCTGGAAGCGTCGGCCGACACCCTGAAACCCGGACAGGCCCTGGACGATGGCTTCATCGCTGACGCCTTCGTCGGTGGCGATGCAGATGGTTGCGAGCGCGTTGAGCACGTTGTGGTTGCCCGGCATGTTCACGGACACATCCAATGGCTCACGCTCAGGGCGTAGCACGGTGAAGAAGGTCTGCATGCCCTGCTGGCGAACATTGATCGCGCGCACGTCGGCTTCTTCGCTGAAGCCGTAGGTGACGACCGGACGTTTGACCTGGGGCAGGATTTCACGCACCACCGGGTCGTCCAGGCACACCACCGCCAGACCGTAGAACGGCAGGTTGTGCAGGAACTCGACGAAGGTTTTCTTCAGTTTGTTGAAGTCGCCGTCGTAGGTCGCCATGTGGTCGGCGTCGATGTTGGTGACCACGGCCACCAGCGGTTGCAGGTGCAGGAAGCTCGCGTCGCTTTCATCGGCCTCGGCGATCAGGTAACGGCTGGTGCCGAGCTGGGCATTGGTACCCGCGGCGTTCAGA
This window encodes:
- the ftsA gene encoding cell division protein FtsA, with product MANVQSGKMIVGLDIGTSKVVALVGEVADDGTLDIVGIGTHPSRGLKKGVVVNIESTVQSIQRAIEEAQLMAGCRIHSAFVGVAGNHIRSLNSHGIVAIRDREVSAADLERVLDAAQAVAIPADQRVLHTLPQDYVIDNQEGVREPLGMSGVRLEAKVHVVTCAVNAAQNIEKCVRRCGLEIDDIILEQLASAYSVLTDDEKELGVCLVDIGGGTTDIAIFTEGAIRHTAVIPIAGDQVTNDIAMALRTPTQYAEEIKIRYACALAKLAGAGETIKVPSVGDRPPRELSRQALAEVVEPRYDELFTLIQAELRRSGYEDLIPAGIVLTGGTSKMEGATELAEEIFHMPVRLGVPHGVKGLDDVVRNPIYSTGVGLLMYGLQKQSDGISFSGIGSRDSYSNDEPQAPLLDRLKKWVQGNF
- a CDS encoding cell division protein FtsQ/DivIB, whose amino-acid sequence is MQGAQLRHQPPAPGRKPVPRGASRMVAKEPMSARLPKANFGFLKGLFWPVLLVALGFGTYEGAQRLLPYADRPITKIAVQGDLSYISQQAVQQRIAPYVASSFFTIDLASMRTELEQMPWIAHAEVRRVWPDQVVIRLEEQLPVARWGDESLLNNQGQAFTPKELANYEHLPQLFGPQRAQQQVMQQYQVLSQMLRPLGFSIARLELRERGSWFLTTGAGSSGPGIELLLGRGNLVEKMRRFIAIYDKTLKEQITNIARIDLRYANGLAVGWREPVAPTTAQPAVAKN
- the murC gene encoding UDP-N-acetylmuramate--L-alanine ligase; its protein translation is MVENQKAMPQPEMRRIRRIHFVGIGGVGMCGIAEVLLNLGYEVSGSDLKASPVTERLESFGAQIFIGHRAENAAAADVLVVSSAVNTSNPEVATALERRIPVVPRAEMLAELMRYRHGIAVAGTHGKTTTTSLIASVFAAGGLDPTFVIGGRLNAAGTNAQLGTSRYLIAEADESDASFLHLQPLVAVVTNIDADHMATYDGDFNKLKKTFVEFLHNLPFYGLAVVCLDDPVVREILPQVKRPVVTYGFSEEADVRAINVRQQGMQTFFTVLRPEREPLDVSVNMPGNHNVLNALATICIATDEGVSDEAIVQGLSGFQGVGRRFQVYGELPVDGGSVMLVDDYGHHPTEVAAVIKAVRGGWPERRLVMVYQPHRYSRTRDLYDDFVNVLADANVLLLMEVYPAGEEPIPGADSRKLCNSIRQRGQLDPIYIERGVDLAPVVKPLLRAGDILLCQGAGDIGGLAPKLLKSELFAGAVAASVEGKLK
- a CDS encoding D-alanine--D-alanine ligase — protein: MTAAYANLFSTIAPKDFGRVAVLFGGLSAEREVSLKSGNAVLTALQSAGVDAFGIDVGADILQRLLSEKIDRAFIILHGRGGEDGSMQGLLEVAGIPYTGSGILASALAMDKLRTKQVWHTLGIPTPRHAVLRSEADCISAATELGFPLIVKPAHEGSSIGMAKVSSASELIDAWKAASTYDSQVLVEQWIQGPEFTIATLRDQVLPPIALGTPHTFYDYDAKYIANDTQYRIPCGLDAAKEKELMDLTAQACEALGIAGWGRADVMQDVDGKFWFLEVNTAPGMTDHSLVPMAAKAAGLDFQQLVLAILAASVDADGKKEARG